A segment of the Methanomassiliicoccales archaeon genome:
AGTGTATTCCCAAGCCTGACAAACGAGCCCTTTTGTCTGCTGCACAAAAAATACGCACGCAATGGACTTAGAAAAGTTTTTCGAGTTGATAAAGACTTTTATTTTGTATGGAGTAATTTTATATAATGCCTCATCGTTGTATCCGGTCAGCATAATATAGTAGTCTGTTTTACGTGTCTGTAGGGTAGCATAGAAGTCTCCGGTAGTGTCTCGGAAAGTGTCTCTAGAGGCAGCATGGTAGCCCTCCCGTTGGAAAAGACTCTCGAAAGGAAGGAAAGCCCCCATGCAAAAAGAAAACCGCGACGAAATCCTAAAGGTGTTCAAAAAGGAGTTCAAGATGACGGTTCGTAACATTTTGGAGAACCTCATGCGGGAGGAGAGGGAGATATATCTTGATCTTGGGGAGCACCCCACCAAGGCTAACGGCTACAACACCCGGGACCTCCTCACCCTCGCGGGCCCACTTGAGAACCTTAGAGTTCCCCGCGTCCGGGAAGGGGATTTTCATCCGTGGATCCTGCCCTACCGGAAGCGC
Coding sequences within it:
- a CDS encoding transposase — encoded protein: MQKENRDEILKVFKKEFKMTVRNILENLMREEREIYLDLGEHPTKANGYNTRDLLTLAGPLENLRVPRVREGDFHPWILPYRKRASVDLSEAILTLYAVGVSTRNISRFLEGVYGAFYSSQSISRLLAVTAEQVKA